The following proteins are co-located in the Haloterrigena turkmenica DSM 5511 genome:
- a CDS encoding TRAM domain-containing protein, whose protein sequence is MEVPDNLLCLFNAELEEKDENYIIEVPRREVAKGQIQPGEMYRAAVIQTEAVESEGQSESRDRDELGPPVEEGEQRIVDIEDVGEQGDGIARVERGYVVIVPDAEPGERVEVEIGNVRENVAFGEVMERHDYYE, encoded by the coding sequence ATGGAAGTGCCAGATAACCTGCTTTGCCTATTCAACGCCGAACTGGAAGAAAAAGACGAGAACTACATCATCGAAGTACCGCGTCGTGAGGTAGCGAAGGGGCAGATTCAACCCGGTGAAATGTATCGTGCAGCGGTGATCCAGACTGAGGCTGTGGAGTCAGAAGGGCAATCCGAGAGCCGGGACCGGGATGAACTGGGGCCACCTGTTGAGGAGGGTGAGCAGCGTATTGTTGATATCGAGGATGTGGGAGAGCAAGGGGATGGAATCGCCCGTGTTGAACGGGGCTATGTCGTCATCGTTCCGGATGCCGAGCCCGGTGAGCGTGTGGAGGTTGAAATCGGTAACGTCCGTGAGAACGTGGCCTTCGGCGAAGTTATGGAACGCCATGACTACTACGAGTAG
- a CDS encoding polysaccharide deacetylase family protein — protein sequence MVDSKPVGRRTVLRRTATLGIASIAGCFRSDATENGNTGSDSVSSPDKADSDQVSNASDDASKDAAEDEWFENGAVTFIYDDGPNDDLEQAFPAHETYDAPATVGIVSEWMERNDERWMNVDEVTRLVDAGWEIASHTATHVALTSFDLVEDVSPGDNRIYPEGRGQHGFLLGDPIEVTDGEKLVQRTVVESDDDDIGRYLELDEPINTAFTAEETVERYTEPFVHKQLADSQKALAEFGPTTFLAPHNVIDDRHLDIVREYYEGVLNVNSGTPVNDIPFDPFDTNRAYFAEHVDRDQVYADLTQIAEENVYGVLGAHTHREEVTQDRIAETLEWCNELGIEAITFEEAISRNAGE from the coding sequence ATGGTTGACTCTAAACCGGTGGGACGGAGAACGGTTCTGCGGCGGACTGCGACCCTCGGAATTGCCAGTATAGCCGGATGTTTTCGTTCTGACGCTACTGAGAATGGCAACACTGGAAGTGATTCCGTATCTTCTCCCGACAAGGCTGATTCTGATCAGGTCAGCAATGCTAGTGATGACGCGTCGAAAGATGCAGCTGAAGATGAGTGGTTCGAGAATGGAGCGGTTACATTTATCTACGATGATGGACCGAACGACGATCTAGAACAAGCATTTCCAGCGCATGAGACGTACGACGCGCCAGCTACAGTCGGCATCGTCTCCGAGTGGATGGAACGGAACGACGAGAGGTGGATGAATGTTGACGAGGTGACGAGACTCGTTGATGCTGGCTGGGAAATTGCGTCACACACAGCCACCCATGTAGCGCTCACCTCGTTCGACCTCGTTGAGGACGTGTCACCGGGCGATAACCGTATCTATCCCGAAGGACGAGGGCAGCACGGGTTCTTGCTGGGGGATCCAATTGAAGTCACTGATGGAGAGAAGCTTGTACAGCGGACGGTTGTTGAGTCGGATGACGACGATATTGGGCGCTACTTAGAACTTGACGAGCCGATCAATACCGCGTTCACAGCTGAAGAGACAGTCGAGCGGTATACGGAACCGTTCGTCCACAAGCAGCTCGCCGATTCGCAGAAGGCGTTAGCAGAATTCGGCCCAACGACGTTTTTAGCCCCGCACAATGTCATTGATGATCGGCACCTCGATATCGTCCGTGAGTACTACGAGGGCGTGTTGAATGTGAACTCCGGTACACCAGTGAACGATATCCCGTTTGATCCATTCGACACGAACCGAGCGTACTTTGCCGAACACGTCGATCGAGATCAGGTCTATGCTGACCTCACACAGATCGCTGAAGAGAATGTATATGGCGTTCTTGGTGCCCACACCCACCGCGAGGAAGTGACACAGGATCGCATCGCGGAAACACTTGAGTGGTGCAATGAGCTTGGGATTGAAGCAATCACGTTTGAAGAGGCGATCAGTCGAAACGCAGGTGAGTAG
- a CDS encoding helix-turn-helix transcriptional regulator, translating into MDDLTGFQRDLLYVIAGADQPSGQEVKEGVEQYYSGEINHGRLYPNLDTLVNNDLVEKGQLDRRTNYYAIADKGLEEIEERREWESQYVNV; encoded by the coding sequence ATGGACGATCTGACCGGGTTCCAACGTGATCTGCTGTACGTGATCGCGGGGGCCGACCAACCATCAGGCCAAGAAGTCAAAGAAGGGGTAGAACAGTACTACAGCGGCGAGATCAATCATGGACGTCTTTATCCGAATCTCGACACGTTAGTTAATAATGATTTAGTGGAGAAAGGGCAGCTCGATCGGCGGACAAACTACTACGCAATCGCTGATAAGGGGCTGGAAGAAATCGAGGAACGGCGTGAGTGGGAGTCCCAGTACGTCAACGTCTGA
- a CDS encoding DUF7344 domain-containing protein gives MVENVTRASEEQELSNNILFDILSNERRRFTLYCLEKYQTPLALADLADEVALLESNAETLLDIPADDVKETYLDLYHCQVPKLEEVDFLTYSQERDTVSLKSDLSDLNLENFL, from the coding sequence ATGGTGGAGAATGTCACCCGCGCCAGTGAAGAACAAGAGCTTTCCAATAATATCCTATTTGATATTCTATCAAACGAACGGCGTCGATTCACTCTATACTGCCTCGAGAAATATCAGACCCCGCTAGCGCTCGCTGATCTAGCTGACGAAGTAGCGCTGCTAGAGTCTAACGCCGAGACACTTCTCGATATTCCAGCAGACGATGTCAAAGAAACGTACTTAGATCTCTACCACTGCCAGGTTCCGAAGCTGGAAGAGGTAGATTTTCTCACTTATTCTCAAGAAAGGGATACGGTGTCTCTCAAGTCCGATCTCTCCGATCTAAACCTTGAGAATTTCTTGTAG
- a CDS encoding helix-turn-helix domain-containing protein, which produces MKQDFAVFSLDLFLELLLTDGNTSRTYQSMNIRLVRNVHFRPMERPSEFQTYCRRENVKCQIHKLYSSSIQNETSEIDVSIPLTDRQYEVAQIATEMGYFDQEGTTTKEIAEELDITPSTLSTHLRTVQARIRADRRAERTRDIDQYFDGNSVEVRCVRLLSAALRVSRGEATNGTLTDRRCRRSTGNAIGSLVVRGEDIHRLRPKLEQSLETPAAVADDAPEFAVYISLSTVDRTGYVMAATRILQTKNLRPTRDSISLLQALVSSPYAAVQALQQLATEDESRELRPDELRYALGTLDPEQLLADLPPTVGRIVQTRLTAENRLSQCDLADRAGVSARTIRNYHNRLEAFDLIQVDETGYRLALSFQTTSERRDPVVPTGLEETQTLLDTAAAFLETLLPPERYGDPDDPLGSVLFWPPDPQRLLDHHRVGSWLRLAAALTVTGPPGNNRAVQMGPSLEQQALSQTIS; this is translated from the coding sequence TTGAAACAGGATTTCGCCGTCTTCTCCCTTGACCTGTTTCTCGAACTCCTCTTGACGGACGGGAACACCTCCCGAACCTATCAATCTATGAACATTCGCCTCGTGCGGAATGTACACTTTCGTCCTATGGAGCGGCCTTCGGAATTCCAGACGTATTGTCGCAGAGAAAATGTAAAATGCCAGATCCACAAATTATACAGTAGCAGTATCCAGAACGAGACTTCAGAAATAGATGTAAGTATCCCGCTCACCGACCGTCAGTACGAAGTCGCTCAAATAGCAACAGAAATGGGCTATTTTGATCAAGAGGGCACCACCACTAAAGAGATTGCCGAAGAACTCGATATCACTCCCTCCACTCTATCTACACATCTCAGAACAGTCCAAGCAAGGATCCGTGCAGACCGACGCGCTGAACGAACTCGCGACATCGATCAGTATTTCGACGGCAATTCAGTCGAAGTACGGTGTGTTCGCCTGCTATCGGCAGCTCTTCGAGTCTCGAGAGGAGAAGCGACAAACGGCACTCTCACCGACCGTCGATGCCGACGATCCACTGGGAACGCTATTGGCTCTTTGGTCGTTCGCGGAGAAGATATCCACCGACTCCGCCCCAAGCTTGAGCAATCGCTCGAGACGCCAGCAGCGGTCGCTGATGACGCTCCCGAATTCGCTGTCTACATCTCCCTCTCGACGGTCGATCGAACGGGCTACGTGATGGCTGCGACGCGGATCCTGCAGACCAAGAACCTTCGACCGACTCGAGACAGCATCTCGCTCCTACAGGCACTAGTCAGTTCGCCGTACGCTGCTGTCCAAGCACTCCAGCAACTCGCCACCGAAGACGAGAGCCGAGAGCTCCGACCAGACGAACTCCGCTACGCATTGGGAACGCTCGACCCTGAGCAGTTGCTCGCCGATCTTCCACCGACAGTTGGTCGAATCGTTCAGACGCGTCTCACAGCCGAAAACCGCCTGTCACAGTGTGACCTTGCCGACCGAGCGGGCGTCTCAGCACGGACCATCCGGAACTATCACAACCGGCTCGAGGCATTCGATCTCATCCAGGTTGACGAGACTGGATACCGCCTCGCACTCTCGTTCCAGACTACTTCCGAACGCCGCGATCCCGTTGTTCCAACAGGCCTCGAGGAGACCCAGACGCTCCTCGACACCGCCGCCGCATTTCTCGAGACACTCCTCCCGCCAGAGCGATATGGTGATCCCGATGACCCACTCGGCAGCGTGCTGTTCTGGCCGCCAGACCCCCAGCGATTACTCGATCACCACCGAGTCGGATCGTGGCTGCGATTAGCAGCTGCGCTCACAGTGACAGGACCTCCCGGGAACAACCGGGCGGTACAGATGGGCCCATCACTTGAACAGCAAGCGCTGTCTCAGACAATTTCGTAG
- a CDS encoding DUF7563 family protein has protein sequence MPECEECGGFVTQDFIRVFGIGGEVHGCPHCMTNRELGDGEATSRTE, from the coding sequence ATGCCCGAATGTGAAGAGTGTGGAGGGTTCGTCACTCAAGACTTTATTCGAGTGTTCGGCATTGGCGGCGAGGTACACGGCTGTCCCCACTGCATGACCAATCGAGAATTGGGTGACGGTGAGGCAACCTCGAGGACCGAGTAA
- a CDS encoding asparagine synthase-related protein, whose translation MEGIYGIINIHGTELGDKLEEWYLSDDGIRHVTEDVALTADPGRCYTASQSCDGDESVRCWLIGDIYGYDASAIGEPGGYRTRSANVDPAQYCASLYQRDGLRFVNGLNGAFTLLIYDREHDRLALCTDRFGTVPLYWTRPDEETIVFSTNIQFLPYHPDVDTAFDPAYLHEYLAFRRTFGVTTPLEGVEKLQPGTITTISLVDGATQSDQYWRPEYCPRDESFEWFVDEFVRRFRTVVDEWTRDDYEYGVLLSGGRDSRLVLAALEDATAFHMNDWMNREARIAERVALEAGVDFEVLDRGAQYRINALKRNRWAGSFNGWFSQPYTSGFETEITNRVDGLLSGLYADSLFHDYGVPSPTVSVGPLGSVTVPIEQSIETVDEYINLLLESAHDDLPTSTDLQSILEANIYREGEQIIHHGVTYNSLNELVYYGNCYPLSNDDDLRFHTDLHRMLPYQSPFLDNRIIDLSLSMPVRYRLRRDLIGQAVDRLAPDLAAIPHATTGVALSRSFPIKYAGRHLLELWDKHIRNQTSPKPYLTNGPWLDDAELLRSEPFAGNVFEQTANLADGLPGLDADGIDDRYRTHLRGQNRVGELYTLLTLLTMPVTKRILEPETDRTQKTDVTDSSFWSLEKGEFDDVC comes from the coding sequence ATGGAAGGCATATACGGTATTATTAACATTCATGGAACGGAATTGGGTGACAAACTAGAGGAATGGTATTTATCTGACGACGGTATTCGGCATGTGACCGAGGACGTGGCACTCACGGCCGATCCAGGTCGGTGTTACACCGCAAGCCAGTCCTGCGACGGCGATGAGTCGGTCCGTTGCTGGCTGATTGGCGATATATATGGCTATGACGCGAGTGCCATTGGCGAACCCGGTGGATACAGGACACGGTCTGCCAATGTTGACCCTGCACAGTACTGTGCGTCGCTGTACCAGCGCGACGGACTGCGCTTCGTCAACGGCCTCAACGGCGCATTCACACTCCTGATCTATGATCGTGAGCACGATCGCCTCGCTCTTTGTACTGACCGGTTCGGGACAGTGCCACTCTATTGGACACGGCCGGACGAGGAGACAATCGTCTTCTCGACGAATATCCAATTTCTTCCGTACCACCCGGACGTTGATACCGCCTTCGACCCGGCGTACCTCCACGAATATCTTGCCTTTCGGCGCACATTCGGGGTGACGACTCCTCTCGAGGGTGTCGAGAAACTCCAGCCGGGTACGATCACGACCATTTCGCTAGTCGACGGTGCGACTCAGAGCGACCAGTACTGGCGGCCCGAGTATTGCCCGCGCGACGAGTCCTTTGAGTGGTTCGTCGACGAGTTCGTGCGTCGGTTCCGTACAGTCGTCGACGAGTGGACCCGCGACGACTACGAGTACGGCGTCTTGCTTTCGGGGGGTCGAGACTCGCGGCTCGTTCTAGCCGCCCTCGAGGATGCGACTGCGTTTCACATGAACGACTGGATGAATCGCGAGGCCCGCATCGCTGAACGGGTCGCCCTCGAGGCCGGCGTTGACTTCGAGGTACTCGACCGAGGGGCCCAATACCGGATCAACGCCCTCAAGCGCAACCGATGGGCTGGCTCGTTCAACGGCTGGTTCTCCCAGCCCTACACTAGCGGATTCGAGACAGAGATCACCAACCGAGTCGACGGACTCTTGTCGGGACTGTATGCCGACTCACTGTTCCATGACTATGGCGTCCCTTCTCCGACAGTGTCAGTCGGCCCGCTCGGGTCGGTAACGGTGCCGATCGAGCAATCGATCGAGACGGTCGACGAATACATCAATTTGCTGCTCGAATCGGCCCACGACGATCTTCCCACCTCGACGGATCTCCAGTCGATCCTCGAGGCGAATATTTACCGAGAGGGCGAGCAAATCATCCACCACGGTGTCACGTACAACTCCCTCAACGAACTCGTCTACTACGGCAACTGCTATCCGCTCTCGAACGACGACGACCTGCGGTTCCATACCGATCTCCACCGGATGCTTCCCTACCAGTCGCCGTTTCTCGATAACCGTATTATCGACCTCTCTCTGTCGATGCCGGTCCGATACCGACTTCGACGGGATCTTATCGGGCAGGCGGTCGATCGTCTTGCGCCCGACCTGGCAGCGATCCCCCACGCAACCACCGGTGTCGCGCTCTCACGATCGTTCCCGATCAAATACGCTGGCAGACATCTGCTGGAGCTGTGGGACAAACACATTCGCAACCAGACATCACCGAAGCCATACCTAACCAACGGTCCCTGGCTGGACGACGCCGAACTGCTCCGCTCGGAGCCGTTCGCGGGGAACGTCTTCGAACAAACTGCCAACCTCGCCGACGGGCTCCCCGGCCTCGACGCTGACGGAATTGACGACCGGTACCGTACCCACCTGCGCGGCCAAAACCGCGTCGGCGAACTATACACGCTGTTGACACTACTAACGATGCCAGTCACGAAACGCATTCTCGAACCCGAAACAGATCGCACGCAGAAAACCGACGTAACAGACTCCAGTTTTTGGTCGCTCGAGAAGGGGGAGTTCGACGATGTCTGCTGA